TAGCTATTAACTCTGTGGAGGCGGTTCATCTTGGTTCTATTGCTGAATCTAATGAGAGAACCATTTATAAATATATTCACCCTGAAGGTGTAAAAAGTTGTCAATTGGTCATGGGAATGACCATTTTGGAACCTGGTAATGTCTGGAATACTATGTCCTGCCACACTCATGAAAGAAGAATGGAGGTCTATCTTTACTTTAATATGCCAGAAAGCAGAGTAGTTTTTCATCTCATGGGTCGCCCCAGTGAGACCAGGCACATCACTGTGCGTAATGAAGAGGCAGTTATTTCACCCAGCTGGTCAATACATTCAGGTGTTGGCACAGGAAATTATACCTTTATCTGGGGAATGGTGGGCGAAAACCAGGCTTTTGGTGATATGGATGATGTGGAGATGGATAATTTACAATAGAAATATTATTAGACCTGAACCTTATCCTATCTTTAGAAAAAAATTGATTAATGAATAGGTAATAATAGTGCTTTAATATCTCTGTTGAATTTTATAAGCCGTGAACTACTACTAAAAGCTTATTTGTTTTTTCTATTTACAAGAATGCTAACAAATATTTTCCCAAACTTGTAAATTTTTATAGTATAATTTTAAGAGAGTTTTCTAACGTGAATAGGTATCAGCAAAAGGTTATTTTTAATTTTCAGACCAGATGCTTTTTGATTATAATATTTTAGAATATATA
This genomic interval from Atribacterota bacterium contains the following:
- the kduI gene encoding 5-dehydro-4-deoxy-D-glucuronate isomerase codes for the protein MEIRYAVHPDDFIYYDTELIREEFLIQNLFTPGQINMVYSHNDRIIIGGLTTIDTLSLEAGKDIKADYFLERREMGIINIGGKGAVTVDGEKYTLENQDGLYIGMGSKEILFSGLDPQNPSKFYFNSATAHYSYPTQKIAINSVEAVHLGSIAESNERTIYKYIHPEGVKSCQLVMGMTILEPGNVWNTMSCHTHERRMEVYLYFNMPESRVVFHLMGRPSETRHITVRNEEAVISPSWSIHSGVGTGNYTFIWGMVGENQAFGDMDDVEMDNLQ